A region of Paenibacillus sp. 37 DNA encodes the following proteins:
- the mtaB gene encoding tRNA (N(6)-L-threonylcarbamoyladenosine(37)-C(2))-methylthiotransferase MtaB gives MPSVAFYTLGCKVNFYDTEAIWQLFKNEGYDQVDFDEQTADVYLINTCTVTNTGDKKSRQIIRRAIRRNPEAIVAVTGCYAQTSPAEILDIPGVDLVIGTQDRDKILPYVNEIQESRQPVNAVRNIMKTRVFEEMDVPDFADRTRAFLKIQDGCNNFCTFCIIPWSRGLSRSREANSIIQQAHQLVHAGYKEIVLTGIHTGGYGDDMENYDLTDLLWDLDKVEGLERIRISSIEASQIDDRMLDVIKRSDKLVRHFHIPLQAGDDTVLKRMRRKYTTEEFYNKMLRIREAMPDVAITTDIIVGFPGETDEMYRNGYELMRKIGFSEMHVFPYSKRTGTPAARMEDQVDEEVKNARVHELIDLSEQMQLEYAEQFVGQVLDVIPEGEAKGREGSGKLHGYSDNYIQLVFDGTMDMVGKVCRVKVVEAGVNESQATLVRVLEENLKSAAM, from the coding sequence ATGCCATCCGTGGCGTTTTACACCTTAGGCTGCAAAGTTAATTTCTATGATACAGAGGCGATTTGGCAATTGTTCAAAAACGAAGGTTACGATCAAGTGGACTTTGATGAACAGACAGCGGATGTATACTTGATTAATACTTGTACAGTAACCAATACCGGCGACAAAAAGAGCCGTCAAATTATTCGTCGTGCCATCCGGCGCAACCCGGAGGCGATTGTGGCCGTTACAGGCTGCTACGCGCAGACTTCTCCGGCAGAGATTCTGGACATCCCAGGGGTGGATCTGGTTATCGGTACACAGGACCGTGACAAGATTTTGCCATATGTTAATGAAATTCAGGAGTCGCGTCAACCCGTTAACGCGGTACGTAATATTATGAAAACTCGTGTGTTTGAAGAAATGGATGTACCTGATTTTGCTGATCGTACCCGAGCTTTCCTGAAAATTCAGGATGGATGCAATAACTTTTGCACGTTCTGCATCATTCCGTGGTCTCGTGGTCTCTCACGCAGTCGTGAGGCGAATAGCATTATTCAACAGGCGCATCAACTCGTACACGCCGGATACAAGGAGATTGTTCTCACTGGTATTCATACAGGTGGATATGGGGATGACATGGAGAACTATGATCTGACCGATCTGTTGTGGGATTTGGATAAGGTGGAGGGTTTGGAGCGTATTCGAATCAGCTCGATTGAAGCCAGCCAGATTGATGACCGCATGCTTGACGTGATCAAACGTTCAGACAAACTGGTTCGTCACTTCCATATTCCGCTGCAAGCGGGTGATGATACGGTGTTGAAACGCATGCGCCGTAAATATACGACAGAAGAGTTTTACAACAAGATGCTTCGCATTCGGGAAGCAATGCCGGATGTAGCGATTACAACAGACATCATTGTTGGATTTCCGGGTGAGACGGATGAGATGTACCGTAATGGCTATGAGTTGATGCGGAAGATCGGTTTTTCCGAAATGCACGTATTCCCTTATTCCAAGCGTACGGGTACGCCAGCAGCACGAATGGAAGATCAGGTGGACGAAGAGGTCAAAAATGCACGTGTGCATGAACTGATTGACTTGTCTGAGCAGATGCAGCTGGAGTATGCTGAGCAGTTTGTCGGACAGGTACTGGATGTTATTCCCGAAGGTGAAGCCAAAGGCCGCGAGGGAAGTGGCAAACTGCACGGTTATAGCGACAACTACATTCAACTGGTCTTTGACGGAACGATGGATATGGTCGGTAAAGTGTGCCGAGTCAAAGTGGTTGAAGCCGGCGTCAACGAGAGTCAGGCTACGCTGGTACGTGTATTGGAAGAGAATCTTAAGTCCGCCGCGATGTGA
- a CDS encoding NUDIX hydrolase: MNKKEISAGGVVYRTGEDGRLQIQLIVDRYGKTTLAKGKMEEGETIEQTALREILEETGMVGRIVEPVDIIAYTYQHADFGPVDKEVHYYLVEAKSGDLQPQIEEIKGVDWYAPEEAWSLQQQSGYDNNDDILRVALNKLGINV; this comes from the coding sequence ATGAACAAAAAAGAAATTTCAGCAGGCGGAGTTGTTTATAGAACAGGGGAAGACGGACGTCTTCAAATTCAGCTTATCGTAGATCGTTACGGTAAAACAACTCTCGCCAAGGGTAAAATGGAAGAGGGAGAAACAATCGAACAGACGGCACTGCGCGAGATTTTGGAAGAGACAGGTATGGTGGGTCGCATTGTAGAACCGGTTGACATCATTGCTTACACGTACCAACATGCAGATTTTGGCCCGGTGGACAAGGAAGTCCATTATTATCTCGTTGAAGCCAAGAGTGGTGATCTACAGCCTCAGATTGAAGAAATCAAGGGTGTGGATTGGTATGCTCCGGAAGAAGCATGGTCCTTACAGCAGCAGAGCGGATATGATAATAACGATGATATCTTGCGTGTAGCCCTGAACAAGTTAGGCATTAACGTATAA
- a CDS encoding YfhD family protein: MAEHERPGKILTKTEKMKRMQSAKNEDVEFSAEAADHEDIEALRRSEAADRRQGRELHD; this comes from the coding sequence ATGGCAGAACATGAACGTCCAGGCAAGATTTTAACGAAAACGGAAAAGATGAAACGTATGCAATCCGCAAAAAATGAGGACGTGGAATTCAGCGCTGAAGCTGCGGATCATGAAGATATCGAAGCATTACGCCGCAGTGAAGCGGCTGATCGACGTCAGGGACGGGAGCTTCATGACTGA
- the prmA gene encoding 50S ribosomal protein L11 methyltransferase gives MLWHELTIHTTEEAVEMISNFLHEAGAGGVSIEESGTLNKKRDTTYGELYDVPLNDIPEGFAVIKGYFSEGTDMVALQSEVNPRVEELSEFGIDTGEVRYETRTVDENDWATAWKQYFKPVRVSERLTIKPTWEEYTPESSDEKIIELDPGMAFGTGTHPTTSLCLRTLETVIQGGEEVIDVGTGSGILAIGAIKLGAKHVLALDLDPVAVISARENVELNGLEQQITVKESDLLSVLGSQDPALGVQLPVKVVVANILAEIILLFVDDVYNALESGGTYIVSGIWKNKEQVVHDALVASGFEVSAIHRDEDWLAFVARKG, from the coding sequence ATGTTATGGCATGAACTAACAATACATACCACAGAAGAAGCTGTGGAGATGATTTCGAATTTTTTACATGAAGCGGGTGCTGGAGGGGTTTCGATTGAAGAGTCCGGTACTTTAAATAAAAAACGGGACACGACATATGGTGAGTTATACGACGTTCCTTTGAATGATATTCCGGAAGGCTTTGCGGTCATCAAAGGCTACTTCTCCGAAGGTACGGATATGGTTGCACTACAGTCAGAAGTTAATCCTAGAGTTGAGGAACTCTCTGAATTCGGAATTGATACAGGTGAGGTTCGTTATGAGACGCGTACAGTGGATGAAAATGACTGGGCAACAGCCTGGAAGCAATATTTTAAGCCGGTACGTGTATCGGAACGTCTCACGATTAAACCAACGTGGGAAGAGTATACGCCAGAAAGTTCGGATGAGAAAATCATTGAGCTTGATCCCGGCATGGCTTTTGGTACAGGAACACACCCAACGACCTCCCTCTGCTTGCGCACACTGGAAACGGTTATTCAGGGCGGTGAGGAAGTCATTGACGTAGGTACAGGTTCTGGCATCTTGGCTATAGGCGCGATTAAACTCGGGGCAAAACATGTGCTGGCGCTCGATCTTGATCCGGTTGCGGTAATCAGTGCCAGAGAGAATGTGGAACTGAACGGGCTGGAGCAACAAATTACGGTTAAAGAAAGTGATCTGTTGTCCGTCCTTGGGAGTCAAGACCCTGCGCTTGGTGTGCAATTACCGGTTAAGGTTGTGGTGGCGAACATTCTAGCTGAGATCATTTTGTTGTTCGTGGACGATGTGTACAATGCACTTGAGTCGGGTGGTACCTATATTGTATCTGGCATTTGGAAGAACAAAGAGCAGGTTGTACACGATGCTCTGGTAGCCTCCGGGTTTGAAGTAAGTGCCATCCACCGTGATGAGGATTGGCTCGCGTTTGTAGCCAGAAAGGGGTAA
- the dnaJ gene encoding molecular chaperone DnaJ, giving the protein MAEKRDYYEVLGVSKTANDDEIKKAYRKLARQYHPDVNKAADAEAKFKEVKEAYDVVSDGQKRAQYDQYGHVDPNQGGFGGGGDFGGGGFGDIFDMFFGGGGGGRRDPNAPQRGNDLQYTMTIEFKEAVFGKETDITIPRTEGCDTCHGSGAKPGTKPETCSVCQGSGQQEVVQNTPFGRMVNRRACSNCSGSGQIIKEKCTTCSGSGKVRKQRKIHVRIPAGVDDGAQLRMTGEGEGGLRGGPAGDLYIVIRVKTHDFFEREGDDIYCEIPLTFAQAALGDEVEIPTLTEKVKLKVPAGTQTGTYFRLKGKGVPRLRGMGQGDQHVKVVVVTPSKLNDEQKDLLRQIAALDGEQTHEHEQSFFDRVKRAFRGD; this is encoded by the coding sequence GTGGCTGAAAAGCGTGATTATTATGAGGTGCTTGGCGTTAGTAAAACGGCTAACGACGATGAGATTAAAAAGGCTTACCGTAAGCTTGCCCGTCAGTATCACCCTGACGTAAACAAGGCTGCTGATGCGGAAGCTAAATTTAAAGAAGTTAAAGAAGCTTACGACGTAGTGAGTGACGGTCAGAAGCGTGCACAATATGATCAATATGGTCATGTCGATCCGAATCAAGGTGGATTCGGTGGTGGCGGTGATTTTGGCGGTGGCGGATTTGGCGACATCTTCGACATGTTCTTTGGCGGCGGTGGCGGTGGACGACGTGATCCTAATGCTCCGCAACGGGGAAATGATCTGCAGTACACAATGACCATCGAGTTCAAGGAAGCCGTATTTGGTAAAGAAACCGATATTACGATTCCGCGTACCGAAGGCTGTGATACCTGTCATGGCTCAGGTGCCAAACCTGGAACGAAACCGGAAACCTGCTCGGTCTGCCAAGGTAGCGGTCAGCAGGAAGTCGTGCAAAATACACCGTTTGGTCGTATGGTTAATCGTCGTGCATGTTCGAACTGTAGTGGTTCGGGCCAGATTATCAAAGAAAAATGTACGACGTGCAGTGGTAGCGGTAAAGTCCGCAAGCAACGCAAAATCCATGTTCGCATTCCAGCGGGTGTAGATGACGGCGCGCAACTGCGTATGACAGGTGAGGGCGAGGGAGGCCTGCGTGGCGGACCAGCCGGAGATCTGTATATTGTCATTCGCGTGAAGACACATGATTTCTTCGAGCGTGAAGGCGACGATATTTATTGCGAAATCCCACTTACCTTTGCTCAGGCAGCTCTGGGAGATGAGGTTGAGATCCCGACGTTGACCGAGAAAGTGAAGTTGAAAGTACCAGCCGGTACACAAACGGGAACGTATTTCCGTCTCAAAGGCAAAGGCGTACCACGCCTGCGCGGTATGGGTCAAGGGGATCAACATGTGAAAGTGGTTGTGGTTACACCTAGTAAGCTGAATGACGAGCAGAAAGATCTGCTTCGCCAAATTGCTGCGCTGGATGGAGAGCAAACACATGAGCATGAACAATCTTTCTTTGATCGAGTGAAACGCGCCTTCCGCGGCGACTGA
- a CDS encoding site-2 protease family protein, whose amino-acid sequence MDFWNSFFRYPIDQLPFFLLTILIAFTVHEFSHAYFANKFGDPTAKLLGRVTLNPVVHFDLFGVLLLIIAGFGWARPVPVNRANFDKPRLMGIIVSAAGPLSNLLLAIIGTIIYASLVGSGALGGIDNERLLTAITTFFAIFNLTNFFLFLFNLIPLPPLDGYRILEDLVPPAISRKLQGVEQWSIFIFLLILVIPPLQNVTIQPLYGFAQTMYVDLAKLVIELYR is encoded by the coding sequence ATGGACTTTTGGAATTCGTTCTTTCGTTATCCGATCGATCAGCTTCCGTTTTTCCTGCTGACCATTCTGATCGCATTTACGGTGCATGAATTCTCGCATGCGTATTTTGCCAACAAATTTGGTGATCCAACAGCCAAGCTGTTGGGTCGGGTCACACTGAATCCGGTTGTACACTTTGACTTATTTGGTGTGCTGTTGCTCATTATTGCTGGCTTTGGTTGGGCGCGTCCGGTTCCAGTTAATCGGGCTAACTTCGACAAGCCAAGGTTGATGGGCATCATTGTATCCGCAGCAGGGCCTCTGAGTAATCTGTTGCTGGCGATCATTGGTACAATCATCTATGCTTCACTGGTTGGTTCGGGAGCACTCGGCGGCATTGATAATGAACGGTTGCTGACAGCAATCACGACGTTCTTCGCTATCTTTAACTTAACCAACTTTTTCCTGTTCCTGTTTAACTTGATTCCGTTGCCACCTCTGGATGGTTATCGGATTCTGGAAGATTTAGTGCCACCTGCAATCAGCCGCAAGCTACAAGGGGTGGAGCAATGGTCCATTTTTATCTTCCTATTGATTCTTGTTATACCTCCGTTGCAAAATGTGACGATTCAACCTTTGTATGGGTTTGCGCAAACAATGTATGTGGACTTGGCAAAGCTGGTTATTGAACTATATCGCTAA
- a CDS encoding Na/Pi cotransporter family protein — protein sequence MFRDVILPLLYGLIIFFGGMKLMETALQRMAGPMLESWLNRATSAPWKGMAFSAGATALLQSSTAVTVLTIGLANARLITYGRTLGIILGTNIGTCLTTELVGLQIGRASLPLLVLSLTGWAMFVVLGERNLTAPERTRQTLFNIQYSFLSAAGFALVMTGIQVMQSIALPLRSMGVFQWFLDRSADSLWWGFLAGACLTALIHSSAAVISMAITLAATGVLPVEIGIAIVIGSNVGTCITAVIAAAGGASAGKFVAASHVVLNIAGALLFMPLIGQLHAASAWLSADNGAQIAHAQTLFNITSSLLALPFCYLPIWHKKPPVHAPAAKSPVA from the coding sequence ATGTTTAGAGATGTTATATTGCCCCTACTTTATGGGCTTATTATCTTTTTTGGTGGCATGAAGCTGATGGAAACGGCCTTGCAGCGCATGGCTGGGCCCATGTTGGAAAGTTGGCTCAATCGGGCCACCTCTGCTCCATGGAAAGGCATGGCCTTCAGTGCAGGTGCAACGGCTCTGTTACAGAGCAGTACTGCAGTCACCGTACTCACCATTGGACTGGCTAATGCCAGATTAATTACCTATGGGCGGACACTCGGCATCATCCTCGGCACCAACATCGGGACATGCCTGACAACGGAGCTGGTGGGACTGCAGATCGGGCGAGCTTCCCTGCCATTGCTTGTCCTGTCGCTGACGGGCTGGGCCATGTTTGTTGTACTTGGTGAACGCAATCTGACCGCTCCTGAACGTACGCGCCAGACTCTGTTTAACATCCAGTACAGCTTCCTCTCAGCTGCGGGATTTGCACTTGTTATGACAGGCATTCAGGTGATGCAATCCATTGCCTTACCCTTGCGGAGCATGGGCGTATTTCAATGGTTTCTCGACCGCTCGGCCGACAGCTTGTGGTGGGGCTTCCTGGCAGGTGCCTGTTTGACAGCGCTCATTCACAGCAGCGCTGCTGTCATTAGCATGGCGATTACGCTCGCAGCCACAGGGGTATTACCTGTGGAAATCGGCATCGCCATTGTGATCGGGTCCAATGTGGGGACCTGCATCACCGCTGTGATCGCTGCCGCGGGTGGAGCATCCGCAGGCAAGTTTGTCGCAGCCTCCCATGTTGTATTAAACATTGCGGGAGCACTGCTCTTTATGCCGCTGATCGGCCAGCTGCATGCAGCTTCGGCCTGGCTGTCAGCGGACAACGGGGCACAGATTGCGCATGCCCAGACCCTTTTTAACATCACCAGTTCACTGCTTGCTTTACCGTTCTGTTACTTGCCCATCTGGCACAAAAAACCACCGGTCCACGCCCCCGCGGCGAAGTCACCCGTGGCTTGA
- a CDS encoding RsmE family RNA methyltransferase, translating to MQRYFVSAEQFNEHAVIITGDDARHIGKVMRGKPGDKLIVSDGNSREALVEIETIEVGQVTANIVEPLEMDHEARIRVTVAQSLPKGDKMETVIQRCTEIGAVSFVPFLSERTIVQYDAKKEGKRLERWRKIAKEAAEQSHRNRIPSVEQPLSWKGLLSSFEGYSLVCYCYEKENGKQLRDALKPFVEQLAPEASVEVLIVVGPEGGFSEKETAEADQAGAVSVGLGKRILRAETAGMAALTCVLYESGEMGGM from the coding sequence ATGCAGCGATATTTTGTATCTGCAGAACAGTTTAATGAACACGCTGTGATCATCACAGGTGATGATGCACGCCATATCGGCAAGGTCATGCGTGGTAAACCTGGAGATAAACTGATTGTCAGTGACGGAAACTCCAGAGAAGCACTCGTGGAAATTGAGACCATTGAAGTTGGCCAAGTGACAGCGAATATTGTGGAACCTCTCGAGATGGACCATGAAGCACGGATTCGTGTAACTGTGGCACAGAGTTTGCCCAAGGGCGACAAGATGGAAACAGTGATCCAGAGATGTACAGAGATTGGGGCGGTATCATTTGTACCCTTCCTATCAGAACGTACGATTGTGCAATATGACGCCAAGAAAGAAGGCAAACGGTTGGAGCGCTGGCGGAAAATTGCCAAGGAAGCTGCCGAACAGAGTCACCGGAATCGCATTCCTTCCGTCGAGCAGCCGCTTTCCTGGAAAGGGCTGTTATCTTCTTTTGAGGGCTACAGTCTGGTATGTTATTGTTATGAGAAAGAAAACGGTAAACAGCTGAGAGATGCATTGAAACCGTTTGTTGAGCAGCTTGCACCTGAGGCAAGTGTAGAAGTACTGATCGTTGTTGGACCGGAAGGTGGATTTTCTGAGAAGGAGACGGCAGAGGCTGATCAGGCAGGTGCTGTATCTGTTGGACTGGGCAAACGCATTTTGCGTGCTGAGACAGCTGGAATGGCAGCACTAACTTGCGTGTTATATGAATCCGGAGAAATGGGAGGAATGTAA